From a single Solanum dulcamara chromosome 4, daSolDulc1.2, whole genome shotgun sequence genomic region:
- the LOC129887391 gene encoding flowering time control protein FCA isoform X3, whose amino-acid sequence MRDDMKQSRGCGFVKYSHRDMAMAAINSLSGNYTMRGCDQPLTVRFADPKRPKPGEQPRGGGPAFGGPGVGPRFPTPGIRPPPNIGEPLQGQVGPNAWRPMSPEGLRPISNQGMHGFGNQFPPRSADTTAPCALGGSFRSVSGTGNGLLSGLAASSAPTPQLSAQQFPTVGPQISPLQKPLQSPQHLPSSMQLQPPASIPTSHGPTSHALFGQTNQVRISHSAGQSPFRQGTLSQQSLGLTGKSTVSQPQLQRNMTPVIGHTPLSNDMQIHAASANSNQQPFQQQLVQHLHPPPSQLAQMLSQQTQTLQASFQSSQQTFTQLQQQLQLMQPSSQNSAVQQGTQDAKQQSPWPGLVQQAAPNATAVQPKADALPATSGMNQTTSLVKCNWTEHTSPDGFKYYYNSTTRESRWEKPEELISYEQQQKKLSVQQSHNLAQPPGFPSQQVPEMQEQPRSQLPTYVQTQVLPPQLLQQASQATLYPVGMAGQQPIQGIQAAQEWMWKNKPAGA is encoded by the exons ATGCGTGATGATATGAAGCAGAGTCGTG GTTGTGGATTTGTCAAATATTCTCATAGAGATATGGCAATGGCAGCGATAAACTCTCTGAGTGGAAATTATACAATGAGG GGGTGTGATCAACCTTTAACTGTTCGGTTTGCTGACCCTAAGAGACCTAAACCTGGAGAACAACCTAG AGGTGGTGGACCAGCGTTTGGTGGACCTGGTGTTGGACCTCGCTTCCCAACACCTGGGATTAg ACCACCGCCTAATATTGGCGAGCCTTTGCAAGGACAAGTTGGTCCTAATGCCTGGCGTCCTATGAGTCCAGAAGGTCTCAGGCCAATTTCCAACCAAGGGATGCATGGTTTTGGAAATCAATTTCCTCCTAGATCTGCTGATACCACAGCGCCTTGTGCTTTG GGTGGCTCCTTCAGGAGTGTTAGTGGCACTGGAAATGGGTTGCTTAGTGGACTTGCGGCTTCTTCTGCTCCTACACCGCAACTG TCTGCTCAACAATTCCCCACTGTTGGCCCACAAATTTCTCCACTACAAAAGCCACTTCAGTCACCACAGCATTTACCATCTTCCATGCAGCTTCAGCCTCCAGCCTCAATACCTACGTCACATGGACCAACATCTCATGCTTTGTTTGGGCAGACGAATCAAGTACGAATATCCCACTCTGCCGGTCAAAGTCCTTTCCGCCAGGGAACGCTGTCGCAGCAGTCGCTTGGTTTGACTGGGAAATCAACTGTTTCTCAGCCCCAGTTGCAGCGCAATATGACACCTGTTATTGGACATACACCCTTAAGTAACGACATGCAAATACATGCTGCATCTGCCAACTCAAACCAGCAGCCTTTTCAGCAGCAGTTGGTCCAACATCTTCATCCGCCACCTTCCCAACTAGCACAGATGTTGTCTCAACAGACCCAAACTCTGCAGGCGAGTTTTCAATCATCACAGCAAACCTTTACTCAGCTTCAGCAACAATTGCAGCTCATGCAACCATCTAGCCAAAACTCAGCAGTCCAGCAGGGCACACAAGATGCTAAACAACAG TCTCCATGGCCTGGGCTTGTTCAACAAGCGGCACCTAATGCCACTGCTGTCCAACCAAAAGCAGATGCACTTCCTGCTACATCTGGAATGAACCAGACTACAAGTCTGGTGAAATGTAATTGGACAGAGCACACATCTCCTGATGGATTCAAGTACTATTACAACAGTACTACTAGAGAAAGCAGG TGGGAAAAGCCGGAAGAGCTGATATCATATGAACAACAACAGAAAAAATTGTCGGTCCAACAGTCTCATAATCTGGCTCAACCACCGGGGTTTCCTTCCCAACAAGTTCCCGAAATGCAAGAACAGCCTCGAAGTCAGCTTCCAACATATGTCCAAACCCAGGTCCTCCCTCCTCAACTATTGCAACAAGCTTCTCAAGCTACTCTG TACCCAGTTGGAATGGCAGGTCAACAACCGATTCAG GGTATTCAAGCTGCTCAGGAATGGATGTGGAAAAACAAGCCTGCAg GAGCTTGA
- the LOC129887391 gene encoding flowering time control protein FCA isoform X2, whose protein sequence is MDRHKGERYGNSNNSDPFQYKHSRGPPSPRTFSDGSGNPQHHRRRSPDAYHGPRHHRAFNSPPRHPTDTSLATGGGGVDSGRLHSSYQMPPPAHPLSGQKRGYPSPEQVDEGGFAKLFVGSVPRTATEEDIRPLFEEQGRVLEVAFIKDKRTGQQQGCCFIKYATSAEADRAIRALHNQYTLPGGFGPIQVRYADGERERLGAVEYKLFVGSLNKQATEKEVEEIFLPYGRVEDVYLMRDDMKQSRGCGFVKYSHRDMAMAAINSLSGNYTMRGCDQPLTVRFADPKRPKPGEQPRGGGPAFGGPGVGPRFPTPGIRPPPNIGEPLQGQVGPNAWRPMSPEGLRPISNQGMHGFGNQFPPRSADTTAPCALGGSFRSVSGTGNGLLSGLAASSAPTPQLLQPPASIPTSHGPTSHALFGQTNQVRISHSAGQSPFRQGTLSQQSLGLTGKSTVSQPQLQRNMTPVIGHTPLSNDMQIHAASANSNQQPFQQQLVQHLHPPPSQLAQMLSQQTQTLQASFQSSQQTFTQLQQQLQLMQPSSQNSAVQQGTQDAKQQSPWPGLVQQAAPNATAVQPKADALPATSGMNQTTSLVKCNWTEHTSPDGFKYYYNSTTRESRWEKPEELISYEQQQKKLSVQQSHNLAQPPGFPSQQVPEMQEQPRSQLPTYVQTQVLPPQLLQQASQATLYPVGMAGQQPIQGIQAAQEWMWKNKPAGA, encoded by the exons TCCGGGAACCCTCAACATCATCGTCGTCGAAGTCCTGATGCATACCATGGCCCCCGCCACCACCGGGCCTTCAATAGCCCTCCTCGGCACCCTACTGATACTTCTCTTGCTACTGGTGGTGGTGGGGTTGATTCTGGAAGGTTACATTCGAGTTACCAGATGCCGCCACCGGCTCATCCTCTTTCGGGGCAAAAACGGGGTTACCCGTCTCCAG AACAAGTTGATGAAGGTGGTTTTGCCAAACTTTTTGTTGGATCTGTCCCAAGAACGGCAACTGAAGAAGAT ATCCGACCTCTGTTTGAGGAACAAGGACGAGTACTCGAGGTCGCTTTCATCAAAGATAAGAGAACTGGGCAACAACAAG GATGTTGTTTTATTAAGTATGCTACTTCAGCTGAAGCTGATAGAGCTATAAGAGCATTGCACAATCAATATACTTTGCCTGGG GGATTTGGTCCTATTCAAGTCAGGTATGCGGATGGTGAACGTGAACGTCTTG GTGCAGTCGAATACAAGTTATTTGTTGGGTCACTTAACAAACAAGCTACAGAGAAGGAAGTTGAAGAA ATATTTTTACCATATGGTCGTGTGGAAGATGTCTATCTCATGCGTGATGATATGAAGCAGAGTCGTG GTTGTGGATTTGTCAAATATTCTCATAGAGATATGGCAATGGCAGCGATAAACTCTCTGAGTGGAAATTATACAATGAGG GGGTGTGATCAACCTTTAACTGTTCGGTTTGCTGACCCTAAGAGACCTAAACCTGGAGAACAACCTAG AGGTGGTGGACCAGCGTTTGGTGGACCTGGTGTTGGACCTCGCTTCCCAACACCTGGGATTAg ACCACCGCCTAATATTGGCGAGCCTTTGCAAGGACAAGTTGGTCCTAATGCCTGGCGTCCTATGAGTCCAGAAGGTCTCAGGCCAATTTCCAACCAAGGGATGCATGGTTTTGGAAATCAATTTCCTCCTAGATCTGCTGATACCACAGCGCCTTGTGCTTTG GGTGGCTCCTTCAGGAGTGTTAGTGGCACTGGAAATGGGTTGCTTAGTGGACTTGCGGCTTCTTCTGCTCCTACACCGCAACTG CTTCAGCCTCCAGCCTCAATACCTACGTCACATGGACCAACATCTCATGCTTTGTTTGGGCAGACGAATCAAGTACGAATATCCCACTCTGCCGGTCAAAGTCCTTTCCGCCAGGGAACGCTGTCGCAGCAGTCGCTTGGTTTGACTGGGAAATCAACTGTTTCTCAGCCCCAGTTGCAGCGCAATATGACACCTGTTATTGGACATACACCCTTAAGTAACGACATGCAAATACATGCTGCATCTGCCAACTCAAACCAGCAGCCTTTTCAGCAGCAGTTGGTCCAACATCTTCATCCGCCACCTTCCCAACTAGCACAGATGTTGTCTCAACAGACCCAAACTCTGCAGGCGAGTTTTCAATCATCACAGCAAACCTTTACTCAGCTTCAGCAACAATTGCAGCTCATGCAACCATCTAGCCAAAACTCAGCAGTCCAGCAGGGCACACAAGATGCTAAACAACAG TCTCCATGGCCTGGGCTTGTTCAACAAGCGGCACCTAATGCCACTGCTGTCCAACCAAAAGCAGATGCACTTCCTGCTACATCTGGAATGAACCAGACTACAAGTCTGGTGAAATGTAATTGGACAGAGCACACATCTCCTGATGGATTCAAGTACTATTACAACAGTACTACTAGAGAAAGCAGG TGGGAAAAGCCGGAAGAGCTGATATCATATGAACAACAACAGAAAAAATTGTCGGTCCAACAGTCTCATAATCTGGCTCAACCACCGGGGTTTCCTTCCCAACAAGTTCCCGAAATGCAAGAACAGCCTCGAAGTCAGCTTCCAACATATGTCCAAACCCAGGTCCTCCCTCCTCAACTATTGCAACAAGCTTCTCAAGCTACTCTG TACCCAGTTGGAATGGCAGGTCAACAACCGATTCAG GGTATTCAAGCTGCTCAGGAATGGATGTGGAAAAACAAGCCTGCAg GAGCTTGA
- the LOC129887391 gene encoding flowering time control protein FCA isoform X1, protein MDRHKGERYGNSNNSDPFQYKHSRGPPSPRTFSDGSGNPQHHRRRSPDAYHGPRHHRAFNSPPRHPTDTSLATGGGGVDSGRLHSSYQMPPPAHPLSGQKRGYPSPEQVDEGGFAKLFVGSVPRTATEEDIRPLFEEQGRVLEVAFIKDKRTGQQQGCCFIKYATSAEADRAIRALHNQYTLPGGFGPIQVRYADGERERLGAVEYKLFVGSLNKQATEKEVEEIFLPYGRVEDVYLMRDDMKQSRGCGFVKYSHRDMAMAAINSLSGNYTMRGCDQPLTVRFADPKRPKPGEQPRGGGPAFGGPGVGPRFPTPGIRPPPNIGEPLQGQVGPNAWRPMSPEGLRPISNQGMHGFGNQFPPRSADTTAPCALGGSFRSVSGTGNGLLSGLAASSAPTPQLSAQQFPTVGPQISPLQKPLQSPQHLPSSMQLQPPASIPTSHGPTSHALFGQTNQVRISHSAGQSPFRQGTLSQQSLGLTGKSTVSQPQLQRNMTPVIGHTPLSNDMQIHAASANSNQQPFQQQLVQHLHPPPSQLAQMLSQQTQTLQASFQSSQQTFTQLQQQLQLMQPSSQNSAVQQGTQDAKQQSPWPGLVQQAAPNATAVQPKADALPATSGMNQTTSLVKCNWTEHTSPDGFKYYYNSTTRESRWEKPEELISYEQQQKKLSVQQSHNLAQPPGFPSQQVPEMQEQPRSQLPTYVQTQVLPPQLLQQASQATLYPVGMAGQQPIQGIQAAQEWMWKNKPAGA, encoded by the exons TCCGGGAACCCTCAACATCATCGTCGTCGAAGTCCTGATGCATACCATGGCCCCCGCCACCACCGGGCCTTCAATAGCCCTCCTCGGCACCCTACTGATACTTCTCTTGCTACTGGTGGTGGTGGGGTTGATTCTGGAAGGTTACATTCGAGTTACCAGATGCCGCCACCGGCTCATCCTCTTTCGGGGCAAAAACGGGGTTACCCGTCTCCAG AACAAGTTGATGAAGGTGGTTTTGCCAAACTTTTTGTTGGATCTGTCCCAAGAACGGCAACTGAAGAAGAT ATCCGACCTCTGTTTGAGGAACAAGGACGAGTACTCGAGGTCGCTTTCATCAAAGATAAGAGAACTGGGCAACAACAAG GATGTTGTTTTATTAAGTATGCTACTTCAGCTGAAGCTGATAGAGCTATAAGAGCATTGCACAATCAATATACTTTGCCTGGG GGATTTGGTCCTATTCAAGTCAGGTATGCGGATGGTGAACGTGAACGTCTTG GTGCAGTCGAATACAAGTTATTTGTTGGGTCACTTAACAAACAAGCTACAGAGAAGGAAGTTGAAGAA ATATTTTTACCATATGGTCGTGTGGAAGATGTCTATCTCATGCGTGATGATATGAAGCAGAGTCGTG GTTGTGGATTTGTCAAATATTCTCATAGAGATATGGCAATGGCAGCGATAAACTCTCTGAGTGGAAATTATACAATGAGG GGGTGTGATCAACCTTTAACTGTTCGGTTTGCTGACCCTAAGAGACCTAAACCTGGAGAACAACCTAG AGGTGGTGGACCAGCGTTTGGTGGACCTGGTGTTGGACCTCGCTTCCCAACACCTGGGATTAg ACCACCGCCTAATATTGGCGAGCCTTTGCAAGGACAAGTTGGTCCTAATGCCTGGCGTCCTATGAGTCCAGAAGGTCTCAGGCCAATTTCCAACCAAGGGATGCATGGTTTTGGAAATCAATTTCCTCCTAGATCTGCTGATACCACAGCGCCTTGTGCTTTG GGTGGCTCCTTCAGGAGTGTTAGTGGCACTGGAAATGGGTTGCTTAGTGGACTTGCGGCTTCTTCTGCTCCTACACCGCAACTG TCTGCTCAACAATTCCCCACTGTTGGCCCACAAATTTCTCCACTACAAAAGCCACTTCAGTCACCACAGCATTTACCATCTTCCATGCAGCTTCAGCCTCCAGCCTCAATACCTACGTCACATGGACCAACATCTCATGCTTTGTTTGGGCAGACGAATCAAGTACGAATATCCCACTCTGCCGGTCAAAGTCCTTTCCGCCAGGGAACGCTGTCGCAGCAGTCGCTTGGTTTGACTGGGAAATCAACTGTTTCTCAGCCCCAGTTGCAGCGCAATATGACACCTGTTATTGGACATACACCCTTAAGTAACGACATGCAAATACATGCTGCATCTGCCAACTCAAACCAGCAGCCTTTTCAGCAGCAGTTGGTCCAACATCTTCATCCGCCACCTTCCCAACTAGCACAGATGTTGTCTCAACAGACCCAAACTCTGCAGGCGAGTTTTCAATCATCACAGCAAACCTTTACTCAGCTTCAGCAACAATTGCAGCTCATGCAACCATCTAGCCAAAACTCAGCAGTCCAGCAGGGCACACAAGATGCTAAACAACAG TCTCCATGGCCTGGGCTTGTTCAACAAGCGGCACCTAATGCCACTGCTGTCCAACCAAAAGCAGATGCACTTCCTGCTACATCTGGAATGAACCAGACTACAAGTCTGGTGAAATGTAATTGGACAGAGCACACATCTCCTGATGGATTCAAGTACTATTACAACAGTACTACTAGAGAAAGCAGG TGGGAAAAGCCGGAAGAGCTGATATCATATGAACAACAACAGAAAAAATTGTCGGTCCAACAGTCTCATAATCTGGCTCAACCACCGGGGTTTCCTTCCCAACAAGTTCCCGAAATGCAAGAACAGCCTCGAAGTCAGCTTCCAACATATGTCCAAACCCAGGTCCTCCCTCCTCAACTATTGCAACAAGCTTCTCAAGCTACTCTG TACCCAGTTGGAATGGCAGGTCAACAACCGATTCAG GGTATTCAAGCTGCTCAGGAATGGATGTGGAAAAACAAGCCTGCAg GAGCTTGA